In Neorhizobium galegae, the following proteins share a genomic window:
- a CDS encoding PTS sugar transporter subunit IIA: MKLRDYLPPENIVLDLAPPSKAILIRQLAALAAERLALDQGEIVRVLTNRETLGSTGIGAGIAIPHANVKGLERNFCLFVRLAKPVDFEAVDDEPVDLVFLLLNPENRPDHLNILSCIARRVREEEVVAAIRRANGVQDVHSQLCPANP, encoded by the coding sequence ATGAAACTGCGTGACTACCTCCCGCCGGAGAACATCGTGCTCGATCTGGCGCCGCCGTCCAAGGCGATCCTGATCCGGCAACTCGCCGCGCTTGCCGCCGAACGGCTGGCTCTCGATCAGGGCGAAATCGTCCGGGTGCTGACCAACCGCGAAACTCTGGGTTCGACTGGGATCGGTGCCGGCATCGCCATTCCGCATGCGAACGTGAAGGGCCTCGAGCGGAATTTCTGCCTTTTCGTGCGGCTGGCGAAGCCGGTCGATTTCGAGGCGGTGGACGACGAGCCGGTCGATCTCGTGTTCCTGCTCCTCAATCCGGAAAACCGTCCGGACCACCTGAACATCCTGTCCTGTATCGCGCGACGCGTGCGAGAGGAGGAGGTGGTTGCAGCCATTCGGCGAGCCAACGGCGTGCAGGACGTTCATTCGCAGCTTTGTCCAGCAAATCCATGA
- a CDS encoding response regulator transcription factor: protein MTNTAVRVLIVDDEPPIRKLLRVGLSTQGYAVSEAMNAKVAIDLVKSEKPDLIILDLGLPDMAGHDLLARWRGEGLDLPIVILSSRTDEAGIVKALELGADDYVTKPFGMNELVARIRVALRHRLQTQGEKPIFQTGELSVDLVKRIVKVADKEVKLSPKEYDILRILVQHAGKVLTHRFLLEHVWDGLTDVQYLRVYVRQLRQKIEKAPDQPQYILTETGVGYRLQEGQ, encoded by the coding sequence ATGACCAATACCGCGGTGCGCGTCCTGATCGTCGATGACGAGCCCCCGATCCGCAAGCTCTTGCGCGTCGGCCTCTCCACCCAGGGCTATGCCGTCAGCGAGGCGATGAATGCCAAGGTCGCGATCGATCTCGTCAAGTCCGAGAAGCCGGACCTGATCATCCTCGATCTCGGCCTGCCGGATATGGCCGGCCACGATCTGCTCGCCAGATGGCGCGGCGAGGGGCTGGATCTGCCGATCGTCATCCTGTCGAGCCGCACCGATGAGGCGGGCATCGTCAAGGCGCTCGAACTCGGCGCCGACGACTATGTGACGAAACCCTTCGGCATGAACGAACTCGTCGCCCGCATCCGCGTGGCGCTTCGCCACCGGCTCCAGACCCAGGGCGAAAAGCCGATCTTCCAGACCGGCGAGCTTTCGGTCGACCTCGTCAAGCGCATCGTCAAGGTGGCGGACAAGGAGGTCAAGCTGTCGCCCAAGGAATACGATATCCTGCGTATCCTGGTGCAGCATGCGGGCAAGGTCCTCACCCATCGTTTCCTTCTCGAACACGTCTGGGACGGTTTGACCGACGTGCAGTACCTGCGGGTCTACGTGCGGCAACTTCGCCAGAAGATCGAAAAGGCGCCGGACCAGCCGCAATACATCCTGACCGAAACCGGCGTCGGTTATCGGCTGCAGGAAGGCCAATAG